The Nostoc sp. 'Lobaria pulmonaria (5183) cyanobiont' genome window below encodes:
- the chlG gene encoding chlorophyll synthase ChlG: MSESTPIPPDPNPSEALDLVVNNANEQANASADRSAKTRQMLGMKGAASGETSIWKIRLQLMKPITWIPLIWGVICGAASSGNYTWTLENVLKVAACMLLAGPLMTGYTQILNDYYDREIDAINEPYRPIPSGAIPLPQVIIQIWVLLIAGIGLAFVLDVWSGHEFPTITAIAIIGSFIAYIYSAPPLKLKQNGWLGSYALGASYITLPWSTGHALFGELNSTIVILTMFYSLAGLGIAIVNDFKSVEGDRQLGLNSLPVMFGITTAAWICVVTIDVFQGLIAAYLVSIHENLYAAILVLLIIPQITLQDMYFLRDPVKNDVKYQASAQPFLVLGMLLTGLALGHAGV; this comes from the coding sequence ATGTCAGAATCAACTCCCATTCCCCCAGACCCTAACCCATCTGAAGCACTAGACTTAGTGGTAAATAATGCCAATGAGCAAGCGAACGCATCTGCCGATCGCAGTGCGAAAACTAGGCAGATGCTGGGCATGAAAGGTGCAGCATCTGGGGAAACTTCAATTTGGAAAATTCGTTTGCAGCTAATGAAGCCCATCACCTGGATTCCCCTAATTTGGGGCGTAATCTGTGGTGCGGCTTCTTCTGGTAACTATACTTGGACGCTGGAAAATGTGTTGAAGGTAGCAGCCTGTATGTTACTGGCTGGGCCATTGATGACAGGTTACACCCAAATCCTCAATGATTACTATGATCGCGAAATCGATGCGATCAATGAACCTTATCGTCCTATTCCGTCTGGGGCAATTCCCCTACCCCAGGTAATTATTCAGATTTGGGTATTACTGATTGCTGGTATTGGTTTGGCATTTGTGCTTGATGTGTGGTCTGGTCATGAATTCCCGACAATTACAGCGATCGCGATTATCGGTTCTTTCATTGCCTACATTTATTCTGCACCTCCCCTGAAACTCAAACAAAACGGCTGGCTAGGGAGCTACGCCTTGGGTGCAAGCTACATTACCCTACCTTGGTCTACAGGACACGCTTTGTTTGGGGAACTAAATTCCACAATTGTGATTTTGACAATGTTCTACAGCTTGGCTGGATTGGGTATTGCTATTGTCAATGATTTTAAGAGTGTAGAAGGCGATCGCCAGTTAGGATTAAATTCACTACCCGTAATGTTTGGCATCACCACCGCAGCATGGATTTGTGTAGTGACAATTGATGTCTTTCAAGGATTGATTGCAGCTTATCTCGTCAGCATCCACGAGAATTTGTATGCAGCAATACTAGTACTGTTAATCATCCCGCAAATCACCTTACAGGATATGTATTTCCTACGTGACCCTGTGAAGAATGATGTTAAGTACCAAGCCAGCGCTCAACCTTTCCTCGTTCTAGGAATGCTGCTAACAGGTTTAGCGCTGGGTCATGCTGGCGTTTAA